Within Brienomyrus brachyistius isolate T26 chromosome 20, BBRACH_0.4, whole genome shotgun sequence, the genomic segment ataaagtgaatatgaTGTAATTACcaaatataattattattatgacaTCATGAGGGAAAAGAAATAATAGAGTTTCAgttaacatttattttaaagtaAAACAATAAATGTTTTTAAGTGCATTCAGTATTTAGATGTCGTCATGAATACGGATAATTTGCATCTTTAATATAGAAAATGTCAAACATTAAGGTTAAGTTGTTTACTGAAGTGTAATAAAGAGTCTCATTATATTTCAGAAGGGGTCACATTTTCCACACAAGTCCTTGCACCCTAGTTGTTGGGGTTCTCGATATCATGTTCCCTGGACATACGTTAAAATCATAAATAAAAACTTCAGTACTTCATATTAAAGTAGCTAAAGTATCgcagccaataatgtaataaatgatgataaaataactgctaataataatttttccattCTTGATGTAATAAGTCGATAACGTAATTAGAAATTAAGGCAATAAAATTATGATGTTATTGCCAGCTATTATGTTATTGGCCGCTACAATAAGACTATTTTAGCAGCTATAATTAGCAGCTATAATTAAACCAGAAACATATTTTTCTAGTTTAAGGAACTCTTAAGGAACTCTTAAGGAACTCCATTTGCTCATAATGGCAAGCTTCAGGGCCCAGTGTAGATACAGATGCACTGTATGTCATAGAAGTATGAATGGCTCCATTTAACGATCTGACCCACTTTCTTTATTTTTCCCAAGCTTATAATCTCAAGCGAAACGTTTATTGCCCAGTACAACCATCGTTGTTAAAATCTCCCAATTAAACTCTTGATTCTAATTTTTCATCTCAGATGCCCTTTTCCCAAATGGACATCTGTGAATCATCAGCACACGCCGTTGTCCGGCAGCATTAAGCCAAAATGCTGAGACATTTGACACAATAAACATTCTTTGATTATGCAAAGTGTGACCTGTTGCCATTTGTTATTTCAGTGACATCTAACCAAAAAGTAAGCTAGGAATGCAGTTCCGCTTATTACAGCATTCTTGTTGGAATTACCAAGAAAAACTGAAAGGGCTTTTCAGTGTGACGTAAATGGATTTTACGTGAAATCTCCTTTTGGGTTAAAAGGGTTATGGTTCAATATTTGGTGGCATTTGGCACAGGAGTAGCAGAATCAAAGTAACAAGCAAAATGGATACGGCGTACATTTTACCAGAAGGTTTTACTGACTTTGATATGTATACATTTGGCTGTGCTCTTGTTGTGGAAGGTAAGGAATTAAAAAGCATGTAAAAATAATGTTGCATTATGTTATCTTTTACACAAAGCATTTTGGTGTATGTACTGCTTGCATGCTGTTTGTAATCACAATTTTCCCTTTTGTTTTGAAGGTCTCTCAGGATTTCTCCTCAATTTTCTCTCAATTCTCTCATTTCTTTCAATAAAGGGTTTGCGAACCCCAAAcaattttgttctttttaacttGGCCGTCGCTGATATTAGTCTCAGTGCTAATGGACTGTTTGCTGCTTATGCAAGCTTTCTTAGgtatgttttatttgtttggGTGCTTTTcagcatatttttaaaaaaatgtaacttaaatgtaaatgtttcagTATTAGTGTATGATTAATATGAGTCAGTATATAAGGAGTAACAACTGCCATGACAAAGTACTTAGGTCAGTTGCACATATGTCATAACAAGAGTGGTTATATAGATAAAGGAGAGTTATAAACCGAATTTGAATGCTAATGCTGACCTGTCCTTCACCTCTGGCTCCTCAGGTACTGGCCCTACGGTCCAGAGGGATGCCAAGCCCATGCTTTCCATGGCATGGTGGCTGTGCTTGCAAGCATCAGCTTCCTGGGTGTGGTTGCCTGGGACAGATACCATGAGTACTGCACCAGTAAGTAGACCAGTGCACGGGAAAAGCTAATGGAGATGAAAAGGATATATTCCAGAAACAAACTGATAACGTTATACTCAAAACTAAAACTGATTTAAATGTTTCTGTGtatccatttttatttattcaatttATGCGGCCAGGCATAACCTTTATATTTGTAACCACGATGTCAAATTACATGTACGATAAATCATAGTACCCACCATAAGAAATTGAACCACATTGTGTACTTGCTGTTCTCAGGACAGAAGTTGCCCTGGGCCACAGCAGTGACTGTGGTAGTGATTATTTGGCTGCTTGCTGTCTTCTGGTCTGTTCTCCCTCTCAAAGGATGGGGTGAATATGACTTTGAACCCCTAAAGACCTGCTGTACACTGGACTATAGCAAAGGAGGCTGGTATGCTTATTCTCTttgtccatctgtccatccgccCATgcatctgtctgcctgtctgtctgtctgtctgtctgtctgtctgtctgtccacctGTCCACCTGTCCACCTGTCCACCTGTCCACCTGTCCACCCGCGCGTCCACCCTCCTGTCTGTCCACCTGTTCGTCCACCCTCCTGTCTGTCCACCTGTCCATCCATCCGCCTGTCTGTCCACCCGTCTCTATGAAAACTTTAATAAGCGCAAGCTCAGTACCTCTTGACTATTAGTTTCGTTATGAGACTTGGCTGGTCTTTCTCGTTTTATAGGATTTCTTTTATTGCAATCAGAATAATAGTCATATTAATCATATACTAATattaaaaaattacatttaagtTGCACATGTTTAGAAACATGTCCATAACTAAATCTGACCGCAGTGCACATATCATAAAGGATTGAGTGACATCAGATAGCATCATCTTCCTTCAGGTAACAGCGCTCTTACCGGTTTCTAATTTCTAAATCTCAATGGCGCTGTCAATGATGGTCATTCTACTTTAATTTCCTGTCTGATGTCAATTTGTTCCTGTTTGTTGAATATCTGTGCATATTCCCTAAGCATTGCTGTGCTATTTTGTTTATGGGGGCAGTGAGTGGCtcagtctctgtgcctgtaatcaccAGTTCAAGCCCTGGCTGTggtagaacagtcacatgtccgtgGGCTATAGGCCCCTAATTCCAAGCTCCAGGGGCACCGCGTGTTGGCTGACCCTGGACTCTGaccccccaagctatggagaacGAGAGGGGGTGGGCGAGGAGAAGCATTCCGATGTACCTGTACTCGTGCAGGTGAAAATAAAGCGTGTTTGTGGGTGCTGTTATTTTGCAGGAACTACATAACCTACATGCTGTCATTGGCCACCTTGTTCTTCGTCATCCCAGCTATCA encodes:
- the LOC125715831 gene encoding RPE-retinal G protein-coupled receptor-like; its protein translation is MDTAYILPEGFTDFDMYTFGCALVVEGLSGFLLNFLSILSFLSIKGLRTPNNFVLFNLAVADISLSANGLFAAYASFLRYWPYGPEGCQAHAFHGMVAVLASISFLGVVAWDRYHEYCTRQKLPWATAVTVVVIIWLLAVFWSVLPLKGWGEYDFEPLKTCCTLDYSKGGWNYITYMLSLATLFFVIPAITMHSSYQSIYNQFKRTRKYKFNTNLPLMALMLCWGPYVLLCMFAVVKNVNLLSPKLRMVLALLGKTSPVFHFFLYAFGSESYRAGIWQLLTGEMISVSETEKKK